The Magnolia sinica isolate HGM2019 chromosome 11, MsV1, whole genome shotgun sequence DNA window TCTCTATTTTTCCACCTCAACCCTAACAGGACCCACATGCTTATTAGTGAAtccttgattaaaaaaaaaaaaagtgggcccaTTGCCGCAGCGAGTGATACACCATGGACTAACCattctggttcattttcttatgagagagagagagagagagagagagagagagagagagagagagagaccctctTCTTGATGGATCTCCCCAGTCACTCCACCCTTGTGGGATTATGATGCCTTCCAAATCACAGAAGGAATAGACTACCCTTGCATATTTGCCCCAGGCTCTTCCCAAGTAAATGATCCCGGACCCAGTCAAATCACAATTGATGAAAGAGAATCCTGAATTTTCAGATGCTGAATTCCTCTGAGAAGCTGCGACCGCTCCATAACTATCCGCGATTGCATGAAGAGTACAGTCCTGGTCAATGTCACACAATTCTAGTATCAGAATCCAAAAGACAATGTATCAAAAAtgagttgatttatttatttatttattttttaaattatttatttatttattattattatttttttggggttagcttgttagtacacacactccatgttagccacccccgcaaaaaaagaaaaaaagaaaaaagaaaaaaagaagagttgAAATGATCATATAGCAGTGAGGTGATGTTTGGATGTACcaatattgaattgaattgcaattatcaGTCTAAAATTGGAGATACCCAATTTATAATTCCTTAGTGTTTGCGACATGTtactaaattttggatcaaattcCAATTAAATGTTGACATAACAttgagggtgcgtttggatgcaccatcaaATTGAACTGCAATTGCTATTCTAGAAAGTGGAGGCAACCAAACTGTAGTTTCCGTAGTGTTCACAAGACCCAGTTCTAGTATCAATATCTAAAAGAGATTTGGATCAGACATCAAATGATCGTATACTAgtgagggcatgtttggatgcatgcTGGGATTCAATTGCAATCAATGGTATAAAAGGTGGACATTACCACATTGCAGTTCTGTTAGTTGTCATGACAACCAGTTCTAGTACACAATCCAAAAGAGAGTTTAACATGATCCTCACCAGATTTTGGATCCAACATCAATAGAAATGATCATAGAGGATGTGTTTGGATACACCGTCAAATTGAATTGCGATTATCAGCCTcataaagtggaaataaccaaattgcagTTTTCTTTGTTCATGATACTCTAGTTTTAGTATCAGTATCCGAGCAACAATGAATTGAATTCAgtcagaaaattttaaacaaGATCCTACTTTATTTGGATGATTGATGTATGTATCAGCGAggatgcgtttggatgcacccttGAATTGCAATTGCAATTACTAatctaataaagtggaaataaccaaattgtagtTTCCTTTGTTCAAGACACTCCAGTTTTAGTATCAGTATCCTAACAACAATGCAATGAATTCAgtcagaaaattttaaacaaGACCCTTGATTTtgtatgattgttgtatgtatcaGCGagaatgtgtttggatgcaacattgaattgaattgcaattactagtctaataaagtggaaataaccaatTTGTAGTTCCCCAAGTGTTCATATTGAGAATCTGGTCCCCAAACTGCTACTAACCCTACTTTTGAGCTGGGGTTATATCACTTGAGGGTCAGGATTCCATACATGGAAGCCCATGGTTCTGTGATCCAGACCACTGATCTGATGGACCCCTCCATGGAGGGGACACCTAAAAATTATCCAAGACTGTAAGAGCCTAACTCTTCAATCAGTCCCTTGCAAATAGACAGTCTACATTCAACAAAATATGAGCCAAACACTGAAGGCATGGGATCCTCCCATCTTGGATATTTTTTCtgtgggtccatcagatcaacggttgggGTTACCTAACTACGGGCCCCACATACATTGAAGCCTGCACATCAAGGAAATATCAACATTGCTGTGAGGTTTTgagtgatttatttttttaaaaaaaaaaagaaaaaagaaagagagagagagctaggagATGCTCTGATTTGAATGATTTTTACCTGATACAGCGATCTTGCCTTCCCGAATATGAAATCAATGGATCCTTGAATGTAACATTTGAAGAAGTAATGCCTTCCTATGTGATCAAACAGCGTATCTTGTGACCCCAAGATCCTGCAACTATAAAACATGGCTTTGTCTCCCGATACTCTCAATGCGACTGCTTGCATCCCATTCGCTCCTGGCAGTGCACGTGGAGCTGTATTCTGCAATACGATTGAGGCCACAACCATCAGAATCTATTCTTCTTTATTGTATTCGTATCCAAAGATTGGTGATCAGACCATTGATTTGCCGTTCCCCACAGTGATCCACGATGGCTCAAAAACCTAAGTTTTAGAATCCTAACCTATAATTGGTGGCCTGAACACACACTGTTTTATAAACCCCGAATACAGGACGGCCAGaatcctcaaggtggggtccgctatCTCGATTGTCTAGATCACTGAATAATGGACCCCACTTCTAATAACTCAAATCCTGGGGATACAATGCTTATCCCTGGGTGGAAGATTGTAGAATTTTTCATTTCATGTTCTGCTTAGATTGATTGGAATTTTCATTCTTGGTTACCTCGAAAGTGATCCCTCGAGCACAAAAGTAATCAGAGTCAACAGCAATGGAAGCGGAAGCAAATGTCCCAATAATCTTCCCATCGGAACTCCTATCGGAAGCTTTGGAATTCCAAGAAATCACCGTTTCGTAGCTTTGATTCCCAATAAGTGAAATGTAAGGCTTGGTGGCCGGAATGATCACCTTTTCCCTGCAGAAAATTCAGAAACTAAATCACCATACCTGAGAAGTTATGTAATATAAGAATTCCAAGGAACAATGGGGAGTTCAAGTTCTTTCAACAACAACGGTTATAAAATCCAAGAGCATGGAAATCATATCTGTGTCTTGCAATTTCCTTTAATTCTCCTTTCCTCACACACCCACCTGTAAATCCCTGGTAATATGAAGATCTTCACCCTCTCCTTATTACCATCTGGAACCAAGTCGACCGCACCTTGGACGGTCCTCGAATCCCCCGTCCCATCCTTCGCTACTACGATGACTCGGCCTTGAGCTTTGTTATTCAAATTCAACTTCCCCAAGTACTTATCCATGCTCAAGTCCCTCCACGAAATGAAATTCTGCGATGGGAATATGTCGCTGTAACAAATACCCATTTGAGTACTGAAAATTATGAATAGGACAGCCATGGAGAGCCTCAAAATGGAGAAATCCATGGCTTTTACTCTCTGAAATTCCTGTTATagtggttttcctatttgggtttcTCAAGTTATAGAGATTGGAgttgagagagaggaagagaagagttTAAGAAGGGGAAGAGAGGGAGATTGTGGAGGGAAAGGTGGGTCATGACATGTGTAACAATGCTAGAGAagggatttatttttatttttcttttatttttttagagatcTGAAGAGGTGGTTCATGAGTAGTTAAAGGCAACGGTTATGCTTCAGCTGAAACGAAAACTGATTTTTAAATGGGGAGAATGAAATGACTAAATTGCCCACAGACTAAGGTCCTGATGGATTATGAATGGTGATCTGATGCATCTACATTGCACATGTACGGACGACATTCCAgcaatccacactgttcataagatggtccccaccatggatggacgatGGTCCAAAATTTCTCCAGATTAGGTGATCCTATACATTCCTTCGACGCTGTTATTATGAAGGGATGTTGTTTTTTGCTAACCCTGATAATCTATTTTTAGGATACTAATTGATCTGGGAATTTCTGGATACCTTAGATCCATTCGTGTTCCTtaaaatgaacggtctagatcattgaaccatgggccccacatgtacggaACTGGCCTATCTGGACCTTCAGGTTATTCCGAAAATGTCCGCCCTATCACATTCCTAGAGGAATGTTTTCTTAGGTTTTCGATATGTACATGTGGGTGCATGTGGGGCCAAAGCTTCCTTGATCCAGACCATAGGTCTGTTGGGCCACACTCTGGATGGAATATGCTAAGAAACTCTCGAATATCAGAAGATCTATTCACCCAACCTTGGCCTTTCTTCATTTGAATTTGGAAATTTGTTGTTCTTctgttttaaccattgatttgcaAGAAGAAAGTTGAAAGGTTGAGATTGTCATTTGGAGAAGAATTTTGGGGGATGGTCAATCCAAGGTTGGTCCGGAAAGACCAACGGTTTGGATAAGTGAACGCTGGGCCCGGGTTATAGGTATTGAAAATCCAAGTACATAAATTCTGTAGGGTTGTACGTAGAAGTAACTACAAACGGCTATCTAATTCCGCACGTGTAAAAATGCCCATACATGCGTCTATTGTATGAGAATTGGTCTGGTGCATGTGGTTCCATGATAACTTATCATTTCATTCCATCTTTCCaaccaacatgccacttgtgtgtGATATCTGTACCATGAAGAgggcaggcccaccatgaagatcacctggcacacAAAAATAAGGCCGTTCagcttattaggtgggccacattgttggAATCAGTGAAAAACTGACGGTCTAACTCGACACATAGGTGGGCCTCCTGCGTATGGGGGATTGCAGAAATTTCTCAGTGACCTGGCATGCCTATGTCAGGGATTTTGCGTCATATACACCCAACGTACTACTCACCTTTTTTTCATTGGACCGAATAAAAACCTTAAGCACCAAAGTAGACCTCTATGCGTATGAATGAacctaaaaagataaaaatacctTTGCTTTTTTCAGGTGCTTACCCTAACAGGCAGggatattttcatcaaataaCGAAAGTCCGTACCCTAAAAGTCGTGTTTGGTGAGATAGGTTTCCAAGTagcgaaaaaaagaagaaggcgtAGTACAGACTCATCTATTGTGCTAATTTTTTCCCTGTGTCATGGTAAGTTGCATATACATGCAGGTGTATACATGTTACACTTGACTCAGGACGTGTTTAAGATCTGTGGTTGGTGTCATGGACTGAATGTTGGTACCTAAGTACATAAATTCCGATCCTGAGTTCTTAGGTGTGATCTTAGTGAAGATGTATGTGGGCGATTTCTCACGTGCTTGCATAATCCgattaatatttatatatgatCAAAATCAGAGTAGCTTTAAAATCAGTGGTATCAAAAGTTAAGTAGAAATAACTAAATTTGAAAACATAATGTAAATATTCAAAATGTATAATTTTGAAAGGGGTGTTTGTagaaatgaggattatacaatcCATAATATACATACAAAAAACGATTAAAGTATAAAGTTCAGTTTTCGCCAATCATCCAAAACATAACAGTGGTAGTGCAAGTCGATCTACGCTTGCCCGTCTGATGTCTCGATAGTACATGCATCAATAATattgtctagttggtgttttaaaataccatcccagagtggaaATGAATGATCAACTTGGTAGTTCCGTTAGTTTTaagttacgcatgttatcaaCTATATTAGCACAAGTAATGATCAAACAATTTAAACATGcaattcctaagtactcttattcaTGTACATGCATGCGGTTATGAAATAATGTATgctcttacaatccaacactccctcacaagtgacttcgACATCTAATTCACAAATGATAATACTCCCTCATCATGCGACTAAAACGCTCAATTCGCCACAACTTATACTAGTATAATGCGGTGAATGTTCATGTTagtcaagtaattaattaagcctattcatccagcatatttgGAAAGTTAGAATACCTCCATTTTGGTCATTATTCTCATCTAGAACACTAAGCGTGGGACTGCCACAACGGCTCTTCACCCGTGTCCCTTAATCTGTTTTTGGGCTCATCACCTAAGCAACAACTCCCTAGCCAATGAGGGACTAACACTGGCCCGACCGATCATAAAGGACCCGGATGACATATCCTGGACATACAAGGTTAGACACCCCATCGACATGTAAAGGATGCCCATAATTGATGCAGGAGTCATCACCCAAACACAATTGTGGGGCAGTCGCGACATCAATATTTTAGTTTAATGTAATAGACTCATAGCTATGGTTTTACATGAGCCAAGATAACTCGAAAAGCTCGTTcagcttggctcgatctagcttgACTTGACTCCTCTTGAATGACGATTCGAGGCGAGCAAAGCTTCATATGACCTAgttcgttttgaaaacaagccgagtTCGATCATAGTAGATcttaactcgactcgaagctcgaggtcggctcgactcgaatatatattatatatacaatattttaaaaaataaataaaacttaaaccctaccctacccgtccatccatttcttactcTTTCCCTTCCTTACCCAACCCGCCGTGcttgagctcctctctctctcttgtgcccGAGCtccatagtctctctctctctcttgactcAGTGTCTGCCCGACTCATCTCAATCGTACAACCTGCACTCAACCACTCgcccgagctctctctctctctctctctctctctctctctcagcaccaacaacaaggtacctctatggctatatttaataatatataaatatatattattaattgaatatttcatTTGAGAGTTGGGTTGGGTAAGTTGGGCCGggtggatgggttgggttgagtcgGGTATTTGTTTGGTCGGGTTGCTGGGTTGAGTTGGGTGATGGGTTAGGTTAGATTAGGAGCAGGCTCAACTTGACccgaggtaagctcgcctcgactcaatccactagctcgcctcgaactcgactcaaaaggtttggcaaacaagccaagctctaaTGGTAATCTCGAGGTTGAGCTTGaggtcgagctcgaactcgaggagAGCACGAACGAGTCAAGCTaagttggcccaccttgactcgatTAAGCTCAATGTACAGCTCTCTCATAGCCTTcttgattgctcattggtcactacggggaggctcgtcaccccggcataggccgacagcatggtcatgatgtcccataccaccttgcccagctcatgagacttGAGGATCGTACTGCTAATGATTATTAGTAGACTTTTCAAATGGTATGGGGTATTATAGATTTAGGCAGTCGTATTCAGACATGGTGAATATATGTGGTTAGTTGTTTGTTAGATGAATTCGGTTGACTCGGGCGAACCTTCTgcgcaaccggcattgggtgcaagcatcttgCGTAACCTAGCTACTGTCAGTCGTCCGTGTTCGGCCTGGATCAATCAAATCAGTCTAGGGTGGCCGACCAAATCTAGGCCACGCGATTTGCCAACTAACCCAACTACTCAATTAGTCCTAATTATCTGACAGAACTAGTTAACCCACAATAGTAATTTATAAGAATGAAACATGAGCAATAAATCTAGCAATTTACTCATTCGGTCATTTCATCAAACTGCAAGCTTCACCACATCAGTAATAGTAATTTATGAAAGagaaatcaatacacacacacacaaaagttaGCATGCATTCACATATTCACAAGTATAAATCATTGATTGAAGCATAAGACTCGATAAACAACAACTtagggataatggtccgcacaTTGGGTTACGTCATCTAATCAGGACTCGCTCTAAGGGTTAGGGCTTTGTGGGACGGTTTACCAATGCCCTATACTAGTACCATTAGCTTTTAAGGATTCATGCATCCAACTTTTAAGACTCAAATCTTCAAAAGGAACTCGTTGATTATCTCTAATTGTTGTTGGAGCAACTCCGACGATCAAGTTGCTGGCTGAACAGGGACGGGGCGTGCCTCTTCCCAATCAATCCCTCTCCCACACTTTCTACCCCTCTTCTGATCTCTCTCTCAAGTTACAATTGAAAATTAGTATGGGAGTGAGATGGTGGAAATGAGaggctatttatagtgccagaatgTGTACAAATAGCCCCAATGATTCTTTTCTCAATAAAATTACCGTGGGAAAGGTTATTCTCAAACCATGGGggctttttgggggcccactgacTTATATATACCATGGGGCAGGTGTCTTActatgagatttatgtttagacAACTAAGCGGGGATCGAACACTCCGATTAGTTGTGGGGGCCCCACTTACGATCAATGGTTGTCGATGATCGATTGGGGCCGAGGCTATAAGAATATGTGCggggaaatatccttaactcgcACCTCCAGTTTAGTTGAAATCCAACGGTTGAAAAGTCGCAATTCTGCGAAAGAGCAGAGAGtgtaattcacttaaatttcaagtTTATGCCTTACTAAAGAAAACAATTGCACGAGAGACATCTATCCTTGAGTTttcttttttagggcccactataatgattaaatgatatccactccatccattacatGAAACACTAAATTTTAGGCACTATATAtaaaaatcagccttatccatGATTCAGGCAAGTTACGCGAGGGGAGAGGGTGGGTGTCACCCTTCACACTATTTTCACTGGTGTAGCTCACCGGAATCACAGGAAGGGCTAATTTTTGGCCCTATGTCTAACGTGAGTAGTTAGACTGGATGTATGGACTGGAGTTCacatacgcatcatggtgggtccagcTACACCGGTCTACCTTAGTGCTTATTTAAGTGATTCACATGGAAGGGAGGGATTTGCATTTTTCTCAATCAAATAATATTAAATACAGTTATGATTTGTGATAGTATTCATATTCATTTGAGATGAAAATCACAATACCACGGATGATAATTAGATACACGGTCATGATTTTTGGTAGTATTAACGTGGATTGAGATGAAAATTACTACACCGAGGATGGtaaattgatgcagggatggacgtgacGAAGAGTCacgatcaaactaaaacttattataaatagtaaaaatgaaattaaattagaGTTTCGACCATAAGTTTGATAGAATCTCtcaaattcagcatgggcaacccggcgtGGTGGGTTGGTGGGTTGGcctgctaaagtagcttctcctattccaaaattcatatatggtacattgaaTAACTTATTCTGGTTTGCATGATATGCCTGCTTTAGGGTTCCAACAGTTCTGACCACTTCCGcttccgatcgggccttttcatGAAAGTgcccgcgacccactctacatcataaaTCTCAACCGTAGCAATCAATTGATACATGGttaacaaaaactcagcctgatcaCCTGACCAGAAAAGGCCGTCTCGTGTGAAAAACTTGATCACAGTGAGTTTTCCTTCGTGACTCAGTTGACTCGTCGTGTCTTGATTAAAAGTCAATCAAGTGGAGTCCACTCATCCAAATCGACCAAGTTCTTTCAACCGTCATGCGGCACTTCTCCTCTTCTCTTACAACCACCTTGCCACACCTATCCCATCTCTTGTGGTAGGTTGGCCTcaggggccacaccacatgaacattagggatggaaatgcccaccgttgaaaccatcatggtcccaccatgatgtttatatgccatccaacccattcataaagtGACTCCCAAATGGATtgagggaaaagacaaatatcagcccCCCaaatgaagatttcaatggtgggcattcaatccacactgttgttgcccacttgagctttggatctctcTCTTATTCAAGCTCATGCTCTACAATAAGCTAaggaaacggatggatggagtggatgcaaTATAGACATCAGGACCGCCCCCATAGATGTTGGGGTTACATTCAAAGAATGATTGCTTAAACCGGTACgcgtgtttatgagaaatccacctcgaaaaatgagggagatgtaagactcaacactcaagtgggccaaacgacAGGAAACAATAGGAATTGGACACCCACATTGTAATATTCATAGGGCTGTGAttttcgtgagaaatccactccgtgcatctGTTTCACCAAGGGTAtctaaaaaataagcag harbors:
- the LOC131218201 gene encoding pectinesterase QRT1 — protein: MDFSILRLSMAVLFIIFSTQMGICYSDIFPSQNFISWRDLSMDKYLGKLNLNNKAQGRVIVVAKDGTGDSRTVQGAVDLVPDGNKERVKIFILPGIYREKVIIPATKPYISLIGNQSYETVISWNSKASDRSSDGKIIGTFASASIAVDSDYFCARGITFENTAPRALPGANGMQAVALRVSGDKAMFYSCRILGSQDTLFDHIGRHYFFKCYIQGSIDFIFGKARSLYQDCTLHAIADSYGAVAASQRNSASENSGFSFINCDLTGSGIIYLGRAWGKYARVVYSFCDLEGIIIPQGWSDWGDPSRRGTVLFGEFKCKGRGASSPGRVPWAKSLTYEEARPFLDKKFIDGDQWLRL